The Leucobacter rhizosphaerae genome includes a region encoding these proteins:
- a CDS encoding class I SAM-dependent DNA methyltransferase, whose protein sequence is MNEIRTRAAQFIRDWQDEPGDERQQAQSFVRDLLGVYGITQTRAAFYEKRVKRSSTGSRGYIDALIPGLALIEMKSAGNDLVVAEKQALDYIDDLPDPEVPRWVLTSDFHRLRLLDLHADNDGVQEFTLTQLRDHADRLAFLAGYGERTFGSKAQEAASIRAAKLMASLYEALEESGYDDHEASVFLVRTLFALYADDAGVWDRDLFLEFLETRTAQDGSDLGPQLSLLYQVMGRDPSRRQSNLDELIARFPYVNGGIFEESVSIPSFDTAMRDRLIAAAMFNWSAISPAIFGSLFQAVKDKTARRELGEHYTTETNIMKVIGPMFLDELRQRFMDGYHDTAKLKKLRVDMGQMRFLDPACGCGNFLVVGYRQMRALDLEILLRVQQLSGDTARTMFFTEEHLSVRLSSFHGIELEEWPAQIAATALHLVEHQANQAMELALGTAPDSLPLNKIRSIQIDNALRTDWGDVVEPTEHLYIMGNPPFLGHATRSLEQAQELRDVWRRKDIGRLDYVTGWYAKSLELLNRPGYAGEFAFVSTNSIAQGEPVPALFGPVFAAAWRVKFAHRTFAWTSEAPGAAAVHCSVIGFDRTPKKRARLFEYSGNIKGEPVELPVIEQINGYLVDGPNVLIEQRRAPLAPELPPMVFGNMARDDGNLLIEAEDYNEVVADPVAAKYIRPFVGARQLIHNEPRWCLWLVDLEPSDIARSPVLRRRLDAVRQFRADSTAESTRRMAETPHLFGQRSQPDTPYVCVPRHASETRRYLPTAVFPPEVICGDANFKADDPDGIAFATISSSAFIAWQKTVGGRIKSDLRFSNTLTWNTFPLPPMTDKERTAIIAGGQAILHARALHPERSLADHYNPLAMSPELVRAHRELDSAVDQCLGLRGTATDESRLRALFSNYAKLTTTNELPIATKSSRRRNVESGATK, encoded by the coding sequence ATGAATGAGATTCGAACTCGCGCCGCGCAGTTTATCCGCGATTGGCAAGATGAGCCCGGTGACGAGCGGCAGCAAGCACAGTCATTCGTTCGAGACTTGCTCGGAGTGTACGGGATCACTCAGACCCGCGCTGCCTTCTATGAGAAGCGTGTGAAGCGTTCCTCGACCGGTTCCCGTGGATACATCGACGCCCTGATCCCTGGTCTCGCGCTGATCGAGATGAAGTCGGCAGGTAACGATCTTGTCGTGGCTGAGAAACAAGCGCTCGACTATATTGACGATCTCCCCGATCCTGAGGTTCCCCGCTGGGTTCTTACCAGCGACTTCCACCGGCTCCGACTGCTCGACCTACACGCCGACAACGACGGTGTCCAGGAGTTCACGCTGACCCAGCTGAGGGATCACGCCGACAGACTGGCCTTTCTCGCCGGATACGGTGAACGCACCTTCGGATCGAAGGCCCAAGAAGCTGCATCGATCAGGGCCGCGAAGCTGATGGCCTCACTGTACGAGGCTCTTGAGGAGTCGGGGTACGACGATCACGAAGCGTCGGTATTCTTGGTGCGCACGCTCTTCGCGCTCTACGCCGATGACGCCGGCGTTTGGGATCGCGATCTGTTCCTCGAGTTCCTCGAAACGCGTACCGCCCAAGACGGCTCCGATCTCGGCCCGCAGCTATCGTTGCTGTACCAGGTGATGGGCAGGGACCCCAGCCGACGGCAATCGAACCTCGACGAGCTGATCGCCCGCTTCCCCTACGTCAACGGCGGCATCTTCGAGGAATCGGTATCAATCCCCTCATTCGACACTGCTATGCGCGATCGGCTGATCGCAGCGGCAATGTTCAACTGGTCAGCGATCTCGCCTGCCATCTTCGGCAGTCTCTTCCAAGCCGTCAAAGATAAGACAGCCCGCCGCGAGCTCGGAGAGCATTACACCACCGAAACCAACATCATGAAGGTCATCGGCCCGATGTTCCTTGATGAGCTGCGACAGCGGTTCATGGACGGCTACCACGACACAGCCAAGCTCAAAAAGCTGCGCGTGGACATGGGACAGATGCGATTCCTCGACCCAGCGTGCGGCTGTGGCAACTTTCTCGTCGTCGGATACAGACAGATGCGCGCGCTCGATCTCGAAATCCTGTTACGTGTCCAGCAGCTATCCGGCGACACAGCTCGCACGATGTTCTTCACCGAGGAACATCTTTCCGTCCGGCTATCGAGCTTCCACGGGATTGAGCTCGAGGAATGGCCAGCGCAGATCGCCGCCACCGCCCTCCACCTGGTGGAGCACCAGGCCAACCAAGCGATGGAACTGGCCCTCGGCACCGCGCCAGACTCTCTCCCACTAAACAAGATCCGAAGCATCCAGATCGACAACGCGCTGCGCACGGACTGGGGCGATGTCGTGGAACCCACGGAACATCTATACATCATGGGAAATCCACCCTTCCTCGGCCACGCAACCCGTTCGCTTGAGCAAGCCCAGGAACTACGGGACGTGTGGCGTCGCAAGGACATCGGTCGGCTCGACTACGTCACCGGCTGGTACGCCAAGTCACTCGAACTGCTTAATCGGCCGGGGTATGCGGGAGAGTTCGCTTTCGTTTCCACGAACTCAATCGCGCAGGGCGAGCCAGTGCCGGCACTGTTCGGCCCTGTCTTCGCTGCCGCGTGGCGTGTCAAGTTTGCGCACCGCACGTTTGCCTGGACGAGCGAAGCGCCCGGCGCCGCCGCGGTGCACTGCTCTGTCATCGGATTCGACCGAACACCGAAGAAGCGCGCTCGACTGTTTGAGTATTCTGGCAACATAAAGGGTGAACCCGTCGAGCTGCCGGTTATCGAACAAATTAACGGATACTTGGTGGACGGGCCTAATGTACTCATCGAGCAACGTCGTGCACCGTTAGCTCCGGAACTCCCGCCCATGGTGTTCGGCAACATGGCCCGCGACGACGGAAACCTCCTCATCGAGGCGGAGGACTACAACGAAGTCGTCGCAGACCCAGTAGCCGCAAAATACATCCGACCGTTTGTGGGTGCACGGCAACTAATCCATAACGAGCCGCGCTGGTGCCTCTGGCTTGTCGATTTGGAACCTAGTGACATCGCCCGCTCGCCAGTCTTACGGCGCCGCCTGGACGCCGTAAGACAATTCCGAGCGGACTCCACCGCAGAGTCCACTCGGCGGATGGCCGAGACACCGCACCTGTTCGGTCAGCGCTCGCAACCCGACACCCCGTACGTGTGCGTGCCGCGTCATGCTAGTGAGACCCGACGCTACCTTCCGACTGCCGTTTTCCCGCCCGAAGTGATCTGCGGTGATGCGAACTTCAAAGCTGATGATCCAGATGGCATCGCGTTCGCGACCATTTCCTCTTCGGCCTTCATCGCCTGGCAAAAGACGGTGGGCGGTCGAATCAAGTCGGACCTGCGGTTCTCGAACACGCTGACCTGGAACACGTTTCCCCTGCCGCCAATGACCGACAAGGAGCGGACTGCTATCATCGCCGGCGGACAGGCTATATTGCATGCGCGAGC